The proteins below come from a single Triticum aestivum cultivar Chinese Spring chromosome 5D, IWGSC CS RefSeq v2.1, whole genome shotgun sequence genomic window:
- the LOC123120138 gene encoding peptidyl-prolyl cis-trans isomerase FKBP53-like, which translates to MALWGAEVKAGEDYVHKFSLSHRRLRITQATLGDLNTSGWSVLESNAGEERRAVLCVLNPSNHPMHRLEIELEEDVDITFSVKGQSSIYLSGYYILTNPNTCTTKRNSLGKRKYDQEISDRSRNHQKAAHGKNVHEDKVGKTCEDTKDDGSKKMYATPPPSRNKNKFVGKPSGVPEDIVYLQDSDDDDEKETNLEHKESDKLGIECIFEGQAGAKIATLGSKVKVEYIGHSKDGKFIDHGDHYQFKLGKRLIKLSSDTLVTSF; encoded by the exons ATGGCATTATGGG GAGCGGAGGTGAAGGCCGGGGAGGACTACGTTCACAAATTCTCCCTATCCCACCGCCGCCTCCGGATCACCCAG GCGACACTAGGTGACCTTAATACTTCTGGTTGGAGCGTCCTCGAAAGCAATGCTGGCGAAGAAAGGCGGGCAGTGCTTTGTGTGTTGAATCCTTCAAACCATCCCATGCATCGGCTGGAGATTGAGTTAGAGGAGGATGTGGATATTACCTTCTCTGTTAAAGGCCAAAGCTCGATTTATTTGTCAGGATATTACATCCTTACGAATCCCAACACTTGTACTACTAAAAGAAATTCACTCGGAAAACGGAAGTATGATCAAGAGATCTCGGACAG AAGCAGGAACCACCAGAAAGCAGCGCATGGAAAGAATGTCCATGAGGACAAAGTGGGAAAAACTTGCGAAGACACTAA GGATGATGGAAGCAAGAAGATGTATGCTACGCCTCCTCCATCTCGTAACAAAAACAAAT TTGTTGGGAAGCCCAGCGGTGTACCAGAAGATATTGTATATCTTCAAGACAGTGACGACGATGACGAGAAGGAGACAAATTTGGAACATAAAGAGAGCGACAAATTAGGAATAGAATGCATCTTTGAGGGACAAGCTGGTGCCAAGATTGCTACTCTGGGTAGTAAG GTGAAAGTCGAATATATTGGTCACTCGAAGGATGGGAAATTTATCGACCATGGCGACCACTACCAGTTCAAGCTTGGTAAAAGATTGATAAAACTAAGCTCTGACACTCTTGTTACATCTTTTTAA